gatggtggccggaatggacggcggacggtggtggcgatcggcggagcgaaccacggcgatacaggtgaaagcgagcacaccgggaggttgcacgggacgaggggagacgagccaacggctcggattcgccgggggatgctcgacggcggcggattgcggcggcggcaactggcggcgagggaagggggaaacggcgacgaggtcacgaggggtcgatttcCAGCGATGAGAGCATCTACgtggctacgggaatccgttgctagcatcggattgggcggagctacgccgagcgggtgctacggagcacgggcggcgatggcggcgagcacacagcgggcggcggcaacgatcGGGGcagcgccagctagctacggggaggctactcgtgctactacccgagtctaaggggaggagatggaacgaggagggagaacggagggaggcactaccgtgcggggaagggcacagtgacgatgggccgacggcacgggagcgatctctccggcgtCGGgtcggggaagaggaaggagagggtgcgcccggagtccccttccgtgtcctcgctcgtgccggctcctccgacacgcgcgacggcgaacggcgacggcgaacagagcacgggaggcggcgacaatgtggtggagacgatgggacaaaacgagaggagaagggagagagggcacctgggcttttaagggcggcaatgtcggttcggaatccgaccttgggcggtcaaggcgcgagctggcgcttggcgctcgcggccaaaacggcgacagaggggggggaggatgatgccggcgatgggaggaaaaagaagaaaggaagagggaaagggggcttgcctccttgccatttcgggaaaaggaggagggagagagggcgacgcggcagagagggcggggtgctcggctcggtgcggctcgcgcgcacgcgcgtgcaacgctcgggcagagcgggggagagggagagagagagagagagagagagagagagatggggagggagggggagatgggccgagagggattcggcccatcgaaccctagggaggcgaattagacttttgcggagggatttgagatctgagatggcacggacactagacaacaagcaaagaacgGATTTCgaaattaggatttttaagagctagttttcccgctaggcgccacgacggaacgggcgctacacacATAGAAAGTTCTCTCTAGCCTAACCTAcctatagttgttgtccttggattgtcttagccttaggtagatttcacacgttccctgagttcgatatccttttggggtcacccgaaggtaaAGTGCCACAgtggtattccgtgcgcttgcggatttatctgtgatcgtaagaaataccaacagggGGGGCGAAGAGACGGGTGTGGGGGCTGACGCGGCGGTCGGAGGCGAGCAGCGAGGAGATCTTGCGGAGCGTCGACCTGGATGTGCCGTGAGGGGTGGTCGTCGGTGTCATCGGGcccagcggcagcggcaagtCCACACTGCTCCGTGCGCTCAACCGCCTCTAGGAGCCCGCGCCGGGTGCTGTGCTCCTCGACGGCGTCGACATCTGCGGTATCGACGTCCTCGCGCTCCGCCGCaaggtcgcgccgccgccctcctctctcccgcctcgcctgcCGGCCTCTGCAGTCTGCACTCGCCGCTTTGCCTCGCccagaaagagagaagaggagaaaaaggaagggtgatgacgtggattacgctgacatgtgggtctcatgtaggtcccacgctgactcagccgccacgtatcctaaaaccggggtcaaaaccgccgagggaccttttgtgaccggttttgattagttaagagatacgggatatctggttttgcggtttgagaaCGATTTTGTATAtggatgacaagttgagggaccttgggtgcaCTTTTTCCAAATTATCAGCTAGCTTGAACTCGTCATGAACTCATGATAGGATGATATTGGTTACAGAAACAACTTAAAAGACTCTACGGAGAGATCCAAAAGTAATGGTAGTAGTTACAAAATCCTAGAATTTCATGAAATGTGAGTGAGTGCATGATTTTGTCATCAACTCGATCGAATTTCCTTAATAGGCTCAACTGGAGCGCCTCTGAAACTTGGGCCTCATGTAAGCCCAGATCTTGTGGAGAAAGTAAGCTACGGCCCAGATGGATAAACGGCTTGCGCCGCCTAGCTTATCCTAGACGTCAGGATTGGATGCAACGGTGAAGTTTGCAACACATGGCTCATTTTCCTCTGTTATATTTTCCATATGAGATACTACTCCGTCTTAAAAAAACCAATCCTAGTATGAACTTGAACACGCATATATCCAAATTCGTAGTtaggattggtttttttatgaGACGAAGGGGTACACATGGTtgaaattaatatttatataacctaataattacttcctctgtttcatgctatgaaacgttttgacttttttctaaatCAGACATCTTTAATATTATTCAAGTTCATAGacaaatatagaaatattttcaacaccaagcaaataaagaatcaaaatatatgcatgttttcATAACATTGAAAATCTTTAGCTAACCACATCGGGCATTTGAATTTTGCCATGGCTGAATCCTAATGTCTACCTTGTtaattttgcctccctcatttTCCGGAGAGAAAATTGCCTTCTCCAATTGAGAAGCAACAATGTTAGAAATTATATCCTCCAAAATATTAGGATGGCTTTGGGTTAAATACTGAAATTCATCTGTTTCTATGATCTTAGCCAGTGCTGTTGGGGAGCTAAAGAACTCGATGCACGCCTTGTTCAGACCACGACAATTGTGCTTGTCGGTTAGCACCAAGAGGGTTGCTACAGAGTCAGCATCGATGTGGTTACTCAACCTTTCTTCGCATTTAACCTTTAGCCTTTCTAGGCCATATTTGTCCGCAGCAACAAGTAGATGCTGAGCCATTGTCGCATCTTCTTCTTGATCCATCTCTAGCAACGTGTCCGTGTAGATGAAGTTAAGTAGAGCTTTGAACACTTGTGCATCCATGTCATTTATCTCTACCACGTCGTTTACATTTACACCCTCCCTCATTGGCCCAAAGTGCTCCGCCACAAAGACAGGCGAGCGCACCGCGAGCACCAACCGGTGCGCAGCGAAGGTCTCGCCGCCAACTAGGAACTCTACATCGGCGCACCGTTTACTTGAGAGAAGATCGCCGTAATGCAGGTGCATGTCCGACGACGGTGGCACCGCGACGATGGGTGGCGGCGTTTCCTTGGTGATTACCACATGGACCCCGATAGCGAAGCAATCGTCTTGGACATGTCCCGATTTTTCCAAGTCGCCCTTTGCAATGAAGGTTTCGAACCCTAGGTTGTTAGCCATGTCGTCTTTGTTCGAAGTGCTGAACAGTCGGGTGGCGCGGGTGTGAGACGGCACCGGTTTCCCGTGCTGGTCGAGCAGGCTGAAGGTAGCCTGCACCATGACAGCCTCGGCGATGGCGTCATAGAGAACGAGGTAGATAGAGATGAAGTCCTTGCTAATGTTGTTCTTCCCGTGTGGGTAGTAGCAGATGTACCAAGTGCGGCCTCCAGCGCTGAACGGGAAGGAACTGAGAGATCTGTAACGGTGGACTTGTGAGGTGCGGGAGTAGCCATCGATCTTGAGCATGTGATAGGCTTGCGTTGTGACGACGGTGGAGGCAGTGGCTGACCGAGACGGGGTGggacagccgccgccggcgacattGGATGCgatgctcgccgtcgccatggtaGGAATAGGATGTTGGATGGGCGGAGGCAGGGGTATGTATGTACTACGCGTCCTCTGTTGGCTTGGCCGTCGCGTAAAAAGGTACGTTTGCTAATTAAACACCTGCGTTCTCTTGTGCTTGCCTATATATGACACGGCCCGGGAGAGAAGTGTTGATGTTGATGTCCGACTCCAATTAATTGGTTGCCCGAccggagaagagaaagaaggaTCCCGATTTTAAGTTGTACTGTTTGGAGCTTCTCGGATACCAAGTTGTATTCCTGTACTCCTTCGGGCTGCTTGTCCAACAATACAGCTAGAGCTGGAGTTATATACTCAgttcgtttcatattattataattaagCTGCTTTGAGTTATTTGAGTAATTGATTAagtctataaaaaatatagcaacgtttttttaaaaaataagtttcacTAAATCTATCATTGAGTTATcttgatatatttattttatgttgaaaatattggtatacttttatttataaacttgattaaacttaattTGTATGGCGTGGCACACTGATCAAATATTTGCTCGTGTCAGTGTCGTGCATTGATCAGATCGTCGATAGATACACTGATATACATCATTCCATGAAGTGCTATAGCTCGATCTTGGATTTGTTATATAAAAGAGTCCAAATTACCTCTGTGAATTATTGTGATAGCTCGGGTTACTTGTAAACTATATAACCGAACATTCTACGCACCAAACTTTTCAAACCAGATGAATAACTTTCCTAAAATAATCTGGAACGATTTTTAGCCTGCGTAGCACACATGTGATAATTCAGTTAAAAAATAATGCCCCCTCTACCCTAAAATATAGAAAGTTTTAGCTTCGGCAGGAGCAGAGAACAGGGATAAAAGACTTGGTTGCCTTGTAACGAGTGAGCTATAGGCAGACGATGTTAATCGATATGCTAATCATTAATCAATAAAGTGCCTTGATCCCTTGCAACTTGCATGTTCTCTGCATGCCCCCGCACCCCGGCGTCGGCCGTCGCACCCACACTCTCCTTGCCTCTTGCTGCCTTGCATGTCGTCGCCACCGGAAATACATATCATATATACTAGCATATTGTATTGCAACGAGATTTTGATTGATGAAAATGATTATTAACCTGCTATTATCATGATTTTATGTATACATTTTCTCTCAGATTCTACATATATTTGTAATTAATATATGTGTTCTATGATCtcacaatattatttttttctacttacAAAAAGTAGATATGGTTGTGGGGGTAGTTGATATGTGGTTCCGTTGGCCTCACATGTCTTTTCTTCACTACAAAAGGGTAAAGAGTTGGTGGTGAGAgtggtggcagattcaccatAACTTTGTTTTCAAAGgagtatagatatatatatatatgtacgatGGAGGACTTAATgttgatatataatatataattaagtttaaaaagcacATGCAGCTAGCTCGTGAGTACGGGCGACAAAAACTGATTGGAACATATAATATTGGAAATCTTTAGCTAAAGTATGTCTGATACCAAATTCCGATTTCTACGCTGTTGATTTGGCCTTCTTGGTTTTTTGATAGGAAAATTGCTCTCTCCAGTTGACGAGCAACAATGTTGAAACTTATGTCCTCCAAAATATCAGCACAGCTCTGGATCAAATACTGAAAATCACTTGTACTTACAATCGCGGACAATACTGCTGAGTTAAGGAACTCAAAGCATGCCTCCTTGAGACCATAGCAATAGTGCTTCTCAGCTAGCACCAAGATGGTTGCCACGGAGTTGGCATCAATATGGCTACTTAATATTTCTAAGCAGATCATCTTCAACCTATGCAGGCCATACTTGTCTGCTACAGCAAGTAGATGTTGAGCCATTGCGGCCTCATCTTCTTGATCCATCTCCGGTAACATGTCTGTGTAGATAAACATAAGTAAAGCCCTGACACTTGCGCCTCCATATCAAATATCGGTATCTTGTTTACAGTAGTACCCTCCTTCATCAGCCCAAAAAGCTCCGTCATGAAGACAGGCGATCGTGCTGCGAGCACAAATTGATGCGCGGTGAAGGTCTCGCCGCCAACTAGGAACTCAACATCGGTGGCGTACCGTTCTTCGCTCGAGAGAAGATCGCCATAATGCAGGTGCATGTCTGATGGtgctactagaaaaatcatttgttgccaaaaaaatcgtggcatcaatactaaaattatggcaatagatacatgttgccacaattttaaaatcgttgctagccgtggtaataaatagcgtggtaataggttattgcgacgatttttatttagtagtaataaatttagatgttgccacggaatggatgtggcaaaaaatcatattgcaacacttcacatcgttgtaataaaaattatcGCCACCACTCCATATGTAGCATTAGTTttacgtaccaaattaaaaattcaaatattaatctatcatcctatctatttattttttgatatcGTGTCTTGGCTAGGATTTGAACCTAAGACCTATCCTTCACGCGTGCTCTCCTTTACCAACACACCTACGCATCAATTCTGTTGGAAAATGCATATCGTTCCATTTAAGCCTACCTAACTGAGATTTAAATCatagatttgaatatctaaaagatttcaaatgaaaaagttatcacctataaaattgtagatctcgtcgagagctataatttccatataaagtttgtctctatccgtgtccatatgaaaaaaattaagttaaattatgagacgccaatttttttattgcaacgaatttgttgatcgtggcaacaaaaaatagtgaaaagtaccatggACTATgtaaattgccacaaaaattaaaattgtggcgatagaacatgtttttttttgcaacagtacgattttttgtggcgatatctcattttctattgcaacaaaagtactaaataaaacaacgattgtagatcgttgcaataaaatataattatttgccataaaaaattatcattgcaatagtacaatatattattacgttattttttgttgtaataatttggtggcaatagctcaattatcttgtagtgGTGGCACGGTGATGGACGACGGTATTGCTTCCTTGGTGACGACCACATGGACCCCGATGGCAAAGCAATCGTCTTTGAGATGTCCTAATCACTCTAAGTCGTCTCTTCTGATGAAGCTATTATACCAGCTATTATACCCCAGGGCCTTAGGTAGAGTGCCATAAAGAGAGAATTTAAGTAGTACGGTTGTGAGGGTGTGAGATGGCATCGGGTTCCCCTGTTGGTTGAGCAAGCTGAACGTAACCTGTGCCAACACTATGTCGGCGGTGGTGTCCTCGAGAACGAGGTAGATGGAGATGAAGTCCTTGCTTTCCTTGGTGCACCCTATTGGGAAGTAGTGGATGCACCAGGTGTGTCCTCCGGCGCTGAATGGTGAGGAAAAGAACAAGTGCTGGCTAGGGTCGTTGGATTTCAAGGTGTCGGAGTAGCCATCAATAGTGA
The sequence above is drawn from the Oryza glaberrima chromosome 10, OglaRS2, whole genome shotgun sequence genome and encodes:
- the LOC127785762 gene encoding BTB/POZ and MATH domain-containing protein 1-like, with the protein product MATASIASNVAGGGCPTPSRSATASTVVTTQAYHMLKIDGYSRTSQVHRYRSLSSFPFSAGGRTWYICYYPHGKNNISKDFISIYLVLYDAIAEAVMVQATFSLLDQHGKPVPSHTRATRLFSTSNKDDMANNLGFETFIAKGDLEKSGHVQDDCFAIGVHVVITKETPPPIVAVPPSSDMHLHYGDLLSSKRCADVEFLVGGETFAAHRLVLAVRSPVFVAEHFGPMREGVNVNDVVEINDMDAQVFKALLNFIYTDTLLEMDQEEDATMAQHLLVAADKYGLERLKVKCEERLSNHIDADSVATLLVLTDKHNCRGLNKACIEFFSSPTALAKIIETDEFQYLTQSHPNILEDIISNIVASQLEKAIFSPENEGGKINKVDIRIQPWQNSNARCG